One genomic segment of Streptomyces niveus includes these proteins:
- a CDS encoding TOMM precursor leader peptide-binding protein, giving the protein MHPMVKPALRRAWRERQTVQFGITPAHAVVVGPVDTATGSFLDLLDGTRGLPLLREEARTMGLPDGKADALVDRLAAAGLLDDSTADGRAAEALRNRKVELDRLRADLASLSVTHREPGAAMDRLAARRTMRVQVRGAGRVGAAVASALSGAGVGRVDVLDSGVAEAWDVAPGGLPAESVGERRDVAARHLVRRSAPSRSGRSASGAGGAETEAAEDPSTGGRQAERPERADERAARASVGGGAGLSLVIVAPRDGLAAYAPDPASAERWIATGTPHLYAGVVEATGVVGPLVLPGGTACAGCLTEERVGREPGWPLMLAQWRSGRRASVTPACDLGLATTVAGLTAAHALSFLDGELPASTGARWEITLPLLDWRSERIVPHPACPCGAAGEAEGEGMTVPRAAHDTMVR; this is encoded by the coding sequence ATGCATCCAATGGTGAAGCCCGCGCTGCGCCGGGCTTGGCGGGAGCGACAGACGGTGCAGTTCGGAATCACACCCGCGCACGCGGTGGTGGTGGGCCCTGTCGATACGGCGACGGGAAGTTTTCTCGATCTGCTCGACGGCACGCGAGGACTTCCGCTGCTGCGGGAGGAAGCGCGGACGATGGGACTGCCGGACGGCAAGGCGGACGCGCTCGTGGACCGGCTCGCGGCGGCCGGGCTGCTGGACGACAGCACGGCGGACGGGCGGGCCGCCGAAGCGTTACGGAATCGAAAGGTCGAGCTGGACCGGTTGCGGGCGGATCTGGCGTCACTGTCCGTCACCCATCGGGAGCCGGGTGCGGCGATGGACCGGCTGGCGGCGCGGCGCACCATGCGCGTCCAGGTGCGCGGAGCGGGTCGTGTCGGCGCCGCCGTCGCCTCGGCGCTCTCGGGCGCCGGGGTGGGCCGGGTGGATGTGCTGGACAGCGGGGTCGCCGAGGCGTGGGACGTGGCGCCGGGCGGGCTGCCCGCGGAGTCGGTGGGTGAGCGCAGGGATGTGGCGGCGCGGCATCTGGTGCGGCGCTCGGCGCCGAGCCGGTCCGGCAGATCGGCGTCCGGTGCGGGTGGGGCGGAGACCGAAGCCGCCGAAGACCCGTCGACGGGCGGGCGGCAGGCCGAGAGGCCCGAGCGCGCCGACGAGCGGGCGGCGCGGGCGAGCGTCGGCGGCGGGGCGGGGCTGTCGCTGGTGATCGTCGCGCCACGGGACGGGCTCGCGGCCTATGCGCCGGATCCGGCGTCCGCCGAGCGCTGGATCGCCACCGGGACTCCTCATCTCTACGCGGGAGTTGTCGAGGCCACGGGTGTGGTGGGCCCGCTGGTGCTCCCCGGCGGGACGGCGTGCGCGGGCTGTCTGACCGAGGAGCGGGTCGGCCGGGAGCCGGGATGGCCGCTCATGCTGGCCCAGTGGCGGTCGGGCCGCCGGGCGTCGGTCACACCGGCGTGTGACCTGGGTCTCGCCACCACGGTGGCCGGTCTCACGGCCGCCCACGCGCTGTCCTTCCTGGACGGCGAGTTGCCGGCGAGCACGGGGGCGCGCTGGGAGATCACACTGCCCCTGCTCGACTGGCGTTCCGAGCGGATCGTGCCGCATCCGGCCTGCCCCTGTGGGGCCGCCGGAGAAGCTGAGGGAGAGGGCATGACCGTGCCGAGGGCGGCGCACGACACAATGGTGCGGTAA
- a CDS encoding M48 family metallopeptidase gives MSADPSPRVAGESPPHSAGSEERSVTGRPQRGPATSAVEVRRSARRNRTVSAYREGDRTIVLIPARMSEAEERRWVTVMLDKLAAQESKRVLGDGDLTDRAKRLSEQYFDGRARPASVRWVTNQNTRWGSCTPAEGSIRLSHRLQGMPEYVVDYVLVHELAHLLVPGHGPSFWKLLEAYPRTERARGYLEGVVAGERLPHLPAAPGE, from the coding sequence GTGTCCGCCGACCCTTCCCCTCGTGTTGCGGGGGAATCCCCACCGCACAGCGCCGGAAGTGAAGAGCGCAGCGTGACCGGCCGTCCGCAGCGCGGCCCGGCGACGAGTGCTGTCGAGGTCCGCAGGAGCGCCCGGCGCAACAGAACGGTCTCGGCCTACCGCGAGGGTGACCGCACCATCGTGCTCATTCCGGCCCGGATGTCGGAGGCCGAGGAGCGGCGCTGGGTGACGGTGATGCTCGACAAGCTCGCCGCGCAGGAGAGCAAGCGCGTACTCGGCGACGGCGATCTGACCGACCGCGCCAAGCGGCTGTCCGAGCAGTATTTCGACGGCCGGGCCCGCCCCGCGTCCGTCCGGTGGGTCACCAACCAGAACACCCGCTGGGGCTCCTGCACCCCGGCCGAGGGCAGTATCCGCCTGTCCCACCGGCTCCAGGGCATGCCGGAGTACGTCGTCGACTACGTGCTCGTGCACGAACTCGCGCATCTGCTCGTGCCCGGACACGGCCCCAGTTTCTGGAAGCTGCTGGAGGCGTATCCGCGCACCGAAAGGGCCCGCGGCTACCTCGAGGGCGTCGTCGCCGGCGAGCGGCTGCCACATCTGCCGGCCGCTCCCGGAGAGTGA
- a CDS encoding molybdenum cofactor biosynthesis protein MoaE, with protein MASIEAHPGERAAQDPVRLLAIRETPLSVDEIFRAVGDDAAGGTALFVGTVRNHDGGADVDALGYSCHPSAEAELRRVAEKVVADFPVRALAAVHRVGDLAVGDLAVVVAVSCPHRAEAFEACRRLIDDLKHEVPIWKHQTFSDGTEEWVGAC; from the coding sequence ATGGCAAGCATCGAGGCGCATCCGGGTGAGAGGGCGGCACAGGACCCCGTCCGGCTGCTGGCGATACGCGAGACCCCACTGTCCGTCGACGAGATCTTCCGGGCCGTCGGGGACGACGCGGCGGGCGGCACCGCCCTGTTCGTCGGGACGGTCCGCAACCACGACGGGGGTGCCGATGTGGACGCCCTCGGATACTCCTGCCATCCGTCCGCCGAGGCCGAACTACGCCGGGTGGCCGAGAAGGTGGTCGCCGACTTTCCCGTACGCGCGCTCGCGGCCGTCCACCGTGTGGGTGACCTGGCCGTGGGAGATCTGGCGGTCGTCGTCGCGGTCTCCTGTCCGCACCGCGCGGAGGCCTTCGAGGCCTGCCGCAGGCTGATCGACGACCTCAAGCACGAGGTGCCGATCTGGAAGCACCAGACGTTCTCCGACGGTACGGAGGAATGGGTCGGGGCCTGCTGA
- a CDS encoding zinc-dependent metalloprotease gives MSDTPFGFGLPPEEPEDGDGKKNGPAGGGQGAGGQGGGNPFSGFGFPGGPGGPGAGGDNPFAAMFGSMNPNDLGAAFQQLGQMLSYEGGPVNWDMAKQIARQQVSQGTPDGTKDASVSPGERTAVEEAVRLADIWLDGVTSLPSGAGSTVAWSRAEWVEATLPAWQQLVDPVAERVGAAMSDVLPEEMQAMAGPLIGMMRSMGGAMFGQQIGQAVGVLAGEVVGSTDIGLPLGPAGKAALLPLNIATFGKDLGVPQDEVRLYLALREAAHQRLFAHVPWLRSHLFGAVEGYARGIKVDSSKLEDAVSQLDPSNPEQLQEALQQGMFQPEDTVEQKAALARLETALALVEGWVDAVVHEAARTRLTSADALRETLRRRRASGGPAEQTFATLIGLQLRPRRLRDASRLWASLTDARGVDGRDGLWEHPDNLPTASDLDDPDGFVHHEHADFSELDKLLGEAAGGKPKLEKDTEPEQRDTGDKDGKDGKGTNDEGKDDGAK, from the coding sequence GTGAGTGACACCCCATTCGGATTCGGCCTTCCGCCGGAGGAGCCAGAGGACGGCGACGGCAAGAAGAACGGCCCTGCCGGAGGTGGTCAGGGTGCCGGCGGCCAGGGCGGAGGCAACCCCTTCTCGGGGTTCGGCTTCCCGGGCGGTCCGGGCGGTCCCGGCGCGGGCGGGGACAACCCGTTCGCGGCGATGTTCGGATCGATGAATCCGAACGACCTGGGCGCGGCCTTTCAGCAGCTCGGCCAGATGCTGAGCTACGAGGGCGGTCCCGTGAACTGGGACATGGCCAAGCAGATCGCCCGGCAGCAGGTCTCGCAGGGCACGCCCGACGGTACGAAGGACGCCAGCGTGAGCCCGGGCGAGCGGACCGCGGTGGAGGAGGCCGTCCGCCTCGCCGACATCTGGCTGGACGGCGTCACGTCGCTGCCCTCCGGTGCGGGCTCGACCGTGGCGTGGAGCCGCGCCGAGTGGGTCGAGGCGACCCTCCCCGCGTGGCAGCAGCTCGTCGACCCGGTGGCCGAGCGGGTGGGCGCCGCCATGAGCGATGTGCTGCCCGAGGAGATGCAGGCCATGGCGGGCCCGCTGATCGGCATGATGCGCTCCATGGGAGGCGCCATGTTCGGACAGCAGATCGGGCAGGCCGTGGGCGTGCTCGCGGGCGAGGTGGTCGGTTCGACGGACATCGGGCTGCCGCTGGGCCCGGCCGGCAAGGCCGCGCTGCTCCCGCTGAACATCGCGACCTTCGGTAAGGACCTCGGTGTCCCGCAGGACGAGGTGCGGTTGTATCTGGCCCTGCGCGAGGCCGCCCACCAGCGGCTCTTCGCCCATGTGCCGTGGCTGCGCTCGCATCTGTTCGGTGCCGTCGAGGGGTACGCGCGGGGCATCAAGGTCGACTCGTCCAAGCTGGAGGACGCCGTCAGCCAGCTCGACCCGTCGAACCCCGAGCAGCTTCAGGAAGCGCTTCAGCAGGGCATGTTCCAGCCGGAGGACACGGTCGAGCAGAAGGCCGCCCTGGCCCGTCTGGAGACGGCGCTCGCGCTGGTCGAGGGCTGGGTGGACGCGGTGGTGCACGAGGCCGCCAGGACCCGCCTGACGTCGGCGGACGCGCTGCGCGAGACGCTGCGCAGGCGGCGCGCATCGGGCGGCCCGGCCGAACAGACCTTCGCCACCCTCATCGGCCTTCAGCTGCGCCCCAGGCGGCTGCGGGACGCCTCCCGGCTCTGGGCGTCGCTCACGGACGCGCGGGGCGTGGACGGCCGTGACGGGCTCTGGGAGCACCCCGACAACCTGCCGACGGCCTCCGACCTGGACGACCCGGACGGCTTCGTCCACCACGAGCACGCGGACTTCTCCGAGCTGGACAAGCTGCTCGGCGAGGCCGCGGGCGGCAAGCCCAAGCTGGAGAAGGACACCGAGCCCGAGCAGCGCGACACGGGCGACAAGGACGGCAAGGACGGCAAGGGAACGAACGACGAGGGCAAGGACGACGGCGCCAAGTGA
- a CDS encoding PDZ domain-containing protein yields MPRRTATMLASTLVLIALLCAGVFIPVPYAEMSPGPTVNTLGDANGEPVLHIEGRKTYPTSGHLNMTTVRVTGADYKMNVVEAVYGWLSHDNIVVPHNTLYPDGKTEEQSTQENAEEFSQSQESAKVAALKEENIPVTSRVVVAAVVKDSPSEGALHAGDVIKAVDGKAVVAPPDVAEIVTKHKPGEDVVFTIVPAKVAEAAEKAGKEPEGSEKVTVRTVKSDEGDDRAIVGIQAGTDHTFPFEIDIKLADVGGPSAGLMFALGIVDKITPGDLTGGKFVAGTGTIDDNGKVGPIGGIGMKLVGARDAGARYFLTPDENCAAAASDIPDGLTLVRVKNIKDATASLEKIKGGDTAGLPSCSTG; encoded by the coding sequence ATGCCACGCCGCACCGCGACGATGCTCGCTTCCACTCTCGTCCTCATCGCGCTGCTCTGTGCGGGAGTGTTCATCCCCGTTCCGTACGCGGAGATGAGTCCCGGTCCCACGGTGAACACACTCGGCGACGCGAATGGCGAACCGGTGCTCCACATCGAGGGTCGTAAGACCTATCCCACGTCGGGTCATCTCAATATGACGACCGTCAGGGTCACCGGCGCGGATTACAAGATGAATGTGGTCGAGGCGGTCTACGGCTGGCTGTCGCACGACAACATCGTGGTGCCGCACAACACGCTCTATCCGGACGGCAAGACGGAGGAGCAGTCCACGCAGGAGAACGCGGAGGAGTTCAGCCAGTCCCAGGAGAGCGCGAAGGTCGCGGCCCTGAAGGAGGAGAACATCCCCGTCACGTCGCGGGTCGTCGTCGCGGCGGTCGTCAAGGACAGCCCCTCCGAAGGAGCTCTGCACGCCGGGGACGTGATCAAGGCGGTGGACGGCAAGGCCGTCGTGGCGCCGCCGGACGTCGCCGAGATCGTCACCAAGCACAAGCCGGGCGAGGACGTCGTCTTCACGATCGTCCCGGCGAAGGTGGCCGAGGCGGCGGAGAAGGCCGGCAAGGAGCCCGAGGGCAGCGAGAAGGTCACGGTCAGGACGGTGAAGTCGGACGAGGGCGACGACCGGGCCATCGTCGGGATCCAGGCCGGGACGGACCACACGTTCCCGTTCGAGATCGACATCAAGCTGGCCGATGTCGGCGGGCCGAGCGCCGGGCTGATGTTCGCGCTCGGGATCGTGGACAAGATCACACCCGGCGATCTGACGGGCGGCAAGTTCGTCGCGGGCACCGGCACGATCGACGACAACGGGAAGGTCGGCCCGATCGGGGGCATCGGTATGAAGCTGGTCGGCGCGCGGGACGCGGGTGCGCGGTACTTCCTGACGCCGGACGAGAACTGTGCCGCCGCGGCCTCCGACATTCCGGACGGTCTGACGTTGGTGCGGGTGAAGAACATCAAGGACGCGACGGCGTCTCTGGAGAAGATCAAGGGCGGGGACACGGCGGGGCTGCCGAGCTGCTCGACGGGCTGA
- a CDS encoding AIM24 family protein, giving the protein MQSPLFGLAETQSQDRYAVQNPQLLRVALTGHDDVLARKGAMVAYQGLIDFDGEYQSPGQQRARANTGEGLDLMRCSGQGTVFFANLAQYVHVVDVDQEGMTVDSAYVLALDSTLHIEVIAVDSQYGISGSGKYQLNISGRGKVALMTSGQPLMMHVTPDKYVNVDADAIVAWSSALRVQMQSQTHSSGVRRRRGNTGEGWELSFLGQGFALVQPSEVMPPQNAEIGQGARAQFGVGQQGAHAQNQNNVWNRG; this is encoded by the coding sequence ATGCAGAGCCCGCTTTTCGGACTCGCGGAGACGCAGTCCCAGGACCGTTACGCCGTACAGAACCCGCAGCTGCTGCGGGTCGCGCTCACCGGGCACGACGACGTCCTCGCCCGTAAGGGCGCGATGGTCGCCTACCAGGGACTCATCGACTTCGACGGTGAGTACCAGTCGCCGGGCCAGCAGCGCGCCAGGGCGAACACCGGTGAGGGCCTCGACCTGATGCGCTGCTCGGGTCAGGGCACGGTCTTCTTCGCCAACCTCGCGCAGTACGTGCACGTCGTGGATGTCGACCAGGAGGGCATGACCGTCGACAGCGCCTATGTCCTGGCGCTCGACTCCACGCTGCACATCGAGGTCATCGCGGTGGACAGCCAGTACGGCATCTCTGGCTCCGGCAAGTACCAGCTCAACATCTCGGGCCGGGGCAAGGTCGCCCTGATGACGTCCGGGCAGCCGCTGATGATGCACGTGACGCCGGACAAGTACGTCAACGTGGACGCCGACGCGATCGTGGCGTGGTCCTCCGCGCTGCGGGTGCAGATGCAGTCGCAGACGCACTCCTCGGGCGTACGGCGCCGGCGCGGCAACACCGGCGAGGGCTGGGAGCTGAGTTTCCTCGGCCAGGGTTTCGCGCTCGTGCAGCCCAGCGAGGTCATGCCGCCGCAGAACGCGGAGATCGGTCAGGGCGCGCGTGCGCAGTTCGGCGTGGGCCAGCAGGGCGCCCACGCGCAGAACCAGAACAACGTGTGGAACCGCGGCTGA
- a CDS encoding NUDIX hydrolase, with amino-acid sequence MSLHDDAVGVLETYDGRSHDGQDELRGIYLEHLAARPDGMWKSCGAGHLTASALVIDPERGRVLLTLHKKLGMWLQMGGHCEPGDASLAAAALREATEESGIQGLTLLPGGPVQLDRHAIPAPCHWHLDVQYAALAPAGAVEEISEESLDLRWFAYDEVAAVADGSVLRLLERTRAVLPARISG; translated from the coding sequence GTGAGTCTGCACGACGACGCCGTCGGCGTACTGGAGACGTACGACGGCCGGAGTCACGACGGCCAGGACGAGCTGCGCGGGATCTATCTGGAGCATCTGGCGGCCCGTCCTGACGGGATGTGGAAGTCCTGCGGGGCCGGGCATCTCACGGCAAGTGCGCTGGTGATCGACCCGGAGCGGGGCCGTGTCCTGCTGACCCTTCACAAGAAGCTGGGCATGTGGCTCCAGATGGGCGGGCACTGCGAGCCCGGGGACGCCTCGCTCGCCGCCGCGGCGCTGCGCGAGGCCACGGAGGAGTCCGGCATCCAGGGACTGACACTGCTGCCCGGCGGGCCCGTACAGCTCGACCGGCACGCGATCCCGGCGCCCTGCCACTGGCATCTGGATGTCCAGTACGCGGCTCTGGCGCCGGCCGGCGCGGTCGAGGAGATCAGCGAGGAGTCACTGGATCTGCGCTGGTTCGCCTACGACGAGGTGGCGGCGGTCGCCGACGGGTCGGTCCTACGGCTCCTGGAGCGCACGCGCGCGGTGCTCCCGGCGCGGATCAGCGGCTGA
- a CDS encoding PPA1309 family protein has product MLAMSNLSSSSSSASSSDQPSSASGPVASTPITRAVLEIDEYASGLGWDQPARLFALVDTARLRSDEPELATQLGLDDGTTPAPLTPVEQDEIPAGTPLDEFLATIAWPGAVAGCAITVERLMLPPSAEASVPEDLDESALVDWVAAHPDRQEVRMTVAVLRDGTRDSALRLREKDSPTQVLTGAGLVPGLAEALSATFEA; this is encoded by the coding sequence ATGTTGGCCATGTCCAACCTTTCCTCCTCCTCTTCCTCGGCCTCCTCGTCCGATCAGCCGTCCTCGGCATCGGGTCCGGTCGCCTCGACCCCCATCACCAGGGCGGTGCTGGAGATCGACGAATACGCCTCCGGCCTGGGCTGGGACCAGCCGGCCAGACTGTTCGCGCTCGTCGACACGGCCCGGCTGCGGTCCGACGAGCCGGAGCTGGCCACCCAGCTCGGCCTCGACGACGGCACGACACCCGCCCCGCTCACGCCCGTCGAGCAGGACGAGATCCCGGCGGGTACGCCGCTCGACGAGTTCCTCGCCACGATCGCCTGGCCCGGCGCGGTGGCGGGCTGCGCGATCACGGTGGAGCGTCTGATGCTGCCGCCGTCCGCCGAGGCGTCCGTGCCCGAAGACCTCGACGAGTCGGCGCTCGTGGACTGGGTCGCCGCGCACCCGGACCGTCAGGAGGTACGGATGACGGTCGCCGTACTGCGGGACGGGACGCGTGACTCGGCGCTGCGGCTGCGCGAGAAGGACTCCCCGACCCAGGTCCTGACGGGCGCGGGCCTGGTCCCGGGCCTCGCGGAGGCCCTGTCGGCGACGTTCGAGGCCTGA
- a CDS encoding SDR family oxidoreductase: MSSPDPQVRAARNRSTPTPPRGPVVAVTGAASGVGDLLTRRLAASAEIKQVVAIDERRGEVSEAQWHILDVRDPAIAEKLRGADVVVHLALDLDLERDAAARTAYNVRGTQTVLTAAAAAGVHRVVLCTSAMVYGALPDNDIPLSEDAELRATAEATGVGDLLEIERLGRRAPRAHPGLNVTVVRPAVLVGGTDTALTRYFESPRLLVVAGSRPTWQFCHVDDLVSALEYAALEKVDGEFAVGCDGWLEQEEIEELSGIRRMELPSAVALGAAARLHRIGLTPSPAGDLAYTMHPWVVSVSRLHDAGWRPRWTNEEVLGALLEEVEGRHTVAGRRLGRKDATAAGAAGATVALLGAAAVVRRARKARRGR; the protein is encoded by the coding sequence GTGAGTTCCCCAGATCCACAGGTTCGCGCAGCGCGAAACCGCTCAACCCCGACCCCGCCGCGCGGGCCCGTCGTCGCGGTCACCGGAGCCGCCTCGGGCGTCGGAGACCTGCTCACCCGGCGCCTCGCGGCGTCCGCAGAGATCAAGCAGGTCGTCGCGATCGACGAGCGCCGCGGGGAGGTGAGCGAGGCGCAGTGGCACATCCTCGACGTACGGGATCCGGCCATCGCCGAGAAACTGCGCGGCGCGGACGTGGTGGTGCACCTGGCCCTCGATCTGGACCTGGAGCGGGACGCGGCGGCCCGTACGGCGTACAACGTCCGCGGCACCCAGACCGTGCTCACCGCGGCCGCCGCGGCGGGGGTGCACCGGGTCGTCCTGTGTACCTCGGCCATGGTCTACGGGGCGCTGCCCGACAACGACATCCCGCTGTCGGAGGACGCGGAGCTGCGCGCCACCGCCGAGGCCACGGGCGTCGGTGACCTGCTGGAGATCGAACGGCTCGGCCGCCGGGCGCCTCGCGCGCACCCCGGTCTCAACGTCACGGTCGTACGGCCCGCCGTCCTCGTCGGGGGCACGGACACAGCCCTCACCCGCTACTTCGAGTCACCCCGGCTGCTGGTCGTGGCCGGCTCCCGGCCCACCTGGCAGTTCTGCCACGTGGACGACCTGGTCAGCGCCCTGGAGTACGCCGCGCTGGAGAAGGTCGACGGCGAGTTCGCGGTCGGCTGCGACGGCTGGCTCGAACAGGAGGAGATCGAGGAGCTGAGCGGCATCCGCCGCATGGAGCTGCCGTCCGCCGTCGCCCTGGGCGCCGCCGCGCGGCTGCACCGGATCGGCCTCACACCGTCCCCGGCCGGTGACCTCGCGTACACGATGCATCCCTGGGTGGTCAGCGTCAGCCGTCTCCACGACGCCGGCTGGCGGCCCCGGTGGACGAACGAGGAGGTCCTCGGCGCGCTGCTCGAAGAGGTGGAGGGCCGGCACACCGTCGCGGGCCGCCGCCTCGGCCGCAAGGACGCCACGGCGGCGGGTGCCGCCGGAGCGACGGTCGCCCTGCTCGGCGCGGCGGCGGTGGTACGCCGCGCCCGTAAGGCACGCCGGGGCCGCTAG
- a CDS encoding AIM24 family protein, protein MNQQLAGFAPTPVTARMENHGRTMLKVAMTSGQDLYARTGSMVAYEGFVQYEPNPPAVRQIAGQWVTGEGTPIMKCAGDGLLYLADYGADVVVINLNNDSISVNGTNLLAFDAHLQWGVEKVKGLAKFAGQGLWNVTVGGTGWVALTSRGTPIVVDCGRGEDETYVDPDALVAWSPGLKVKGKRSFKASSLVGRGSGEAYQMAFSGQGLVVVQPSEDSTDRLRIQD, encoded by the coding sequence ATGAACCAGCAACTCGCGGGCTTCGCCCCGACCCCCGTCACGGCCCGGATGGAGAACCACGGCCGCACCATGCTCAAGGTCGCCATGACCAGTGGGCAGGACCTCTACGCGCGCACCGGCTCGATGGTCGCGTACGAGGGCTTCGTGCAGTACGAGCCCAATCCGCCCGCCGTGCGCCAGATCGCCGGCCAGTGGGTGACGGGCGAGGGCACACCGATCATGAAGTGCGCCGGAGACGGCCTGCTCTACCTCGCCGACTACGGCGCCGACGTCGTCGTCATCAACCTCAACAACGACTCGATCTCGGTCAACGGCACCAATCTGCTGGCCTTCGACGCGCACCTCCAGTGGGGCGTCGAGAAGGTGAAGGGGCTGGCCAAGTTCGCCGGACAGGGTCTGTGGAACGTCACGGTCGGCGGGACCGGCTGGGTCGCGCTGACCTCGCGCGGCACGCCGATCGTCGTCGACTGCGGCCGTGGTGAGGACGAGACGTACGTCGACCCCGACGCCCTCGTGGCCTGGTCGCCCGGGCTCAAGGTGAAGGGCAAGCGGAGCTTCAAGGCGTCGTCGCTCGTCGGGCGGGGCAGCGGGGAGGCCTACCAGATGGCCTTCTCGGGCCAGGGTCTGGTCGTCGTGCAGCCCAGCGAGGACAGCACCGACCGCCTGCGGATCCAGGACTGA
- a CDS encoding TerD family protein has translation MAREFQRGHKAKISDLTQGTDLYVGVQIAAPGLTFDISCFGLDANEQLSDDRYFIFFNQPKSPEESVQLLGAQSGDTESFRVTLDRIPANIQRLSFTATVDGAGQMSQVGPGYIRIVAGGEEVVRYAFNGSEFTTERAVMLGDFYLKDVWRFAAVGQGFDGGLDALLKNFGGEVAEEEPAVAQPPAGGAAPGFAPPPGGPAPAPAFGAPAAPQAPQPAPSFGAPPQAPAPPPAPHPMHGAPTVAAPMAPPPAPSPYAQAGQPQAPQQPPFGQIPGQAPGQAPGQFSGQFPGQGQPPGAPSPYGQPTPPPYGGHPQGAPQPGQQAGAGLQAALQPYREAATGQRWTPQNQQLMRVDLAMGGASVLARQGSMVMYQGKVDFGYKGAGFAGRIVGNATGQEMQLMRCSGRGQVFLAEEASHLHPIELQGDGICVSAENVLAFDESLQYEVRRIEGHGIPGGALFTMQFQGTGTVVVKTHGVPVVLPVTPTTFADSNAVVAWSAASQVILSSQVRLRRNAYPGHSGETVNLQFRGAPGNFIVVQPYEV, from the coding sequence ATGGCGAGGGAATTCCAACGCGGCCACAAGGCCAAGATCAGTGACCTCACGCAGGGGACGGATCTGTACGTAGGTGTGCAGATCGCGGCACCCGGCTTGACGTTCGACATCAGCTGTTTCGGCCTCGACGCCAATGAACAGCTCTCGGACGACCGGTATTTCATCTTCTTCAATCAGCCGAAGTCTCCCGAGGAATCCGTCCAGTTGCTGGGCGCGCAGTCCGGGGACACCGAGTCATTCCGGGTGACGCTCGACCGCATTCCCGCGAACATCCAGCGGCTCTCCTTCACCGCCACCGTCGACGGCGCCGGGCAGATGTCCCAAGTGGGCCCCGGATACATCCGGATAGTCGCGGGCGGCGAAGAAGTCGTCCGATACGCGTTCAACGGCTCGGAGTTCACCACCGAGCGCGCGGTGATGCTCGGCGACTTCTATCTGAAGGACGTCTGGCGGTTCGCCGCGGTCGGCCAGGGATTCGACGGCGGTCTCGACGCACTTCTGAAGAACTTCGGCGGCGAGGTCGCCGAGGAGGAGCCGGCCGTCGCCCAGCCGCCCGCCGGTGGAGCCGCGCCGGGGTTCGCCCCGCCGCCCGGCGGCCCCGCGCCCGCTCCGGCCTTCGGAGCCCCGGCCGCGCCGCAGGCCCCGCAGCCCGCGCCGTCGTTCGGCGCACCGCCGCAGGCCCCGGCCCCGCCACCCGCTCCCCACCCGATGCACGGTGCGCCGACCGTCGCCGCGCCCATGGCCCCGCCGCCCGCGCCGTCGCCGTACGCGCAGGCCGGCCAGCCGCAGGCGCCGCAGCAGCCGCCGTTCGGCCAGATCCCCGGCCAGGCTCCGGGCCAGGCGCCAGGGCAGTTCTCCGGCCAGTTCCCGGGGCAGGGACAGCCGCCCGGCGCGCCCTCGCCGTACGGGCAGCCGACGCCGCCTCCGTACGGAGGCCATCCCCAGGGAGCGCCGCAGCCGGGCCAGCAGGCCGGAGCCGGTCTCCAGGCGGCGCTCCAGCCCTACCGCGAGGCGGCCACCGGCCAGCGCTGGACCCCGCAGAACCAGCAGCTCATGCGGGTCGACCTCGCCATGGGCGGCGCGTCCGTACTCGCCCGCCAGGGCAGCATGGTCATGTACCAGGGCAAGGTCGACTTCGGTTACAAGGGCGCCGGTTTCGCCGGCCGCATCGTCGGCAACGCGACCGGCCAGGAGATGCAGCTGATGCGCTGCTCCGGCCGCGGCCAGGTCTTCCTCGCCGAGGAGGCCTCGCATCTGCACCCGATCGAGCTCCAGGGCGACGGCATCTGTGTCTCCGCGGAGAACGTCCTCGCCTTCGACGAGTCCCTTCAGTACGAGGTCCGTCGCATCGAGGGCCACGGCATCCCCGGTGGGGCCCTGTTCACCATGCAGTTCCAGGGCACCGGCACCGTCGTCGTGAAGACCCACGGAGTCCCCGTCGTCCTGCCCGTCACGCCCACGACCTTCGCCGACAGCAACGCCGTCGTCGCCTGGTCCGCCGCGTCCCAGGTGATCCTCTCCAGCCAGGTCCGGCTGCGCCGCAACGCGTATCCGGGGCACAGCGGCGAGACCGTGAACCTCCAGTTCCGGGGAGCGCCCGGAAACTTCATCGTCGTCCAGCCGTACGAGGTCTGA